One window of the Blastocatellia bacterium genome contains the following:
- a CDS encoding 2-hydroxyacyl-CoA dehydratase family protein, which translates to MTSSRTDYRGQLHQRQKELMLQWYERLDQSARSGDPPAVALMISGNCIELLEAFDVVPLYPEVNALQLAIRHQSLEPILLAEEMGYAADNCAYVKADIGAYVKGLTPTGGQLPRPALVLCNFVGCNTYIKWFEHVAALTGAPLYLLDIPFARTETPTSADLDYVVRQLRDVVALLEKITGRHLDEDRLAQAVACSRQVEELWSEIKHLAQHSPSPFDAYFDAITLMGPLYVYRARPEGVEFFQLALREFRDKAERGEGVYDQERFRLVIEGPPPYPYFRTFRDMFARWKACAVASTYSTVGGLWEFGFRHDPADPLTSIALHMLAHNLTNRNYLQRYDQIRRYVEQWKADGVVIHFVKSCRL; encoded by the coding sequence ATGACATCATCACGAACGGACTACCGGGGTCAGCTTCATCAGCGACAGAAGGAGCTGATGCTGCAATGGTACGAGCGATTGGATCAATCAGCCCGGAGTGGAGATCCGCCGGCCGTCGCCTTGATGATTTCCGGCAACTGCATCGAACTGCTCGAAGCCTTCGATGTCGTTCCTCTCTATCCCGAGGTGAACGCGCTCCAACTGGCCATTCGCCATCAATCGCTCGAACCGATTCTGCTGGCCGAAGAGATGGGTTATGCGGCGGACAACTGCGCTTACGTCAAAGCCGACATCGGGGCTTACGTCAAAGGACTGACGCCTACTGGCGGGCAGTTGCCGCGTCCGGCGCTCGTGCTCTGCAACTTCGTCGGGTGCAACACCTACATTAAGTGGTTCGAGCACGTCGCCGCTCTCACCGGAGCCCCACTGTATCTGCTGGATATTCCATTCGCTCGAACGGAGACGCCGACATCGGCGGATCTCGACTACGTCGTCCGCCAACTTCGCGATGTAGTCGCGCTACTGGAAAAAATTACCGGGCGACATCTGGACGAGGATCGGCTGGCGCAGGCCGTAGCCTGTTCTCGTCAGGTGGAAGAGTTGTGGTCTGAGATCAAGCATCTGGCGCAGCACTCACCCTCGCCCTTCGATGCCTATTTCGATGCCATCACTCTCATGGGGCCGCTCTATGTTTATCGTGCCCGACCCGAGGGAGTGGAATTTTTCCAACTCGCCCTGCGGGAGTTCCGCGACAAAGCCGAGCGCGGCGAGGGCGTTTATGATCAGGAGAGGTTTCGTCTCGTCATCGAAGGTCCTCCGCCCTATCCCTACTTCCGTACTTTTCGCGATATGTTTGCCAGGTGGAAGGCGTGCGCGGTTGCATCCACCTATTCGACGGTAGGGGGCCTGTGGGAGTTCGGCTTCCGTCACGATCCCGCGGATCCGTTGACGTCCATCGCTCTTCACATGCTCGCTCATAATCTCACCAATCGGAACTACCTCCAGCGGTATGACCAGATTCGGCGCTACGTGGAGCAATGGAAGGCCGATGGGGTGGTGATTCATTTCGTCAAGAGTTGTCGCCT
- a CDS encoding 2-hydroxyacyl-CoA dehydratase — protein sequence MTEGALDNIFSLCAETISDLSFPTVRRWKEDHPGGKVIAYFPVYAPVELIDACGLLPVGLNGGGDRIDLHHADARFGSFICSIVKTTLEMGLTGLLQPFDGMLFSTICDSARNLCFVLKRNLPELYIDFVHLPHNPTTDAAIAFLAREYERLRENLERLSGQSASEDRLWRAIAAHNENRRLSRRLFDCRSESPHLIRAWEAYVVMRMGNVLPVEEHSALLRRVLEHLPCRQTKPRDSLRIIIEGSFCEQPPLDLIRLIEEAGCYIVDDDFLLGRRWFLDDVPTGDSPLRALAESYLNRSVASSVRHDWRRPRHQALVEKVRQRRADAVIFLIAKFCEPAYFDYVLYKRELDREGIPHLLLEFEEKMFTFERLRTEVETFVESLIFA from the coding sequence ATGACGGAGGGTGCTCTCGACAACATCTTTTCCCTCTGTGCGGAGACGATCAGCGATCTGAGCTTTCCCACCGTGAGACGGTGGAAAGAGGACCATCCGGGTGGGAAGGTGATCGCTTACTTCCCGGTCTATGCTCCGGTGGAGTTGATTGATGCGTGTGGCCTGCTACCGGTAGGACTCAACGGAGGTGGAGACCGGATTGATTTGCACCATGCCGATGCCCGATTCGGGTCGTTCATCTGCTCGATTGTCAAAACGACGCTGGAGATGGGACTGACCGGACTGTTGCAGCCGTTTGATGGAATGCTCTTCTCAACCATTTGCGATTCGGCCCGGAACCTGTGTTTTGTCCTCAAGCGCAATCTGCCCGAGCTGTATATTGATTTTGTCCATCTGCCGCACAATCCCACGACCGATGCGGCCATTGCTTTTCTCGCCCGCGAGTACGAGCGCCTGCGGGAGAATCTGGAACGGCTGAGCGGTCAATCGGCCAGCGAGGACCGGCTGTGGCGGGCCATCGCAGCGCACAATGAAAATCGCCGTCTCAGCCGTCGTCTCTTTGATTGTCGCTCGGAGTCGCCTCATCTGATCCGCGCCTGGGAAGCGTACGTCGTGATGCGGATGGGGAACGTTCTCCCCGTCGAAGAACATTCGGCGCTGCTCCGGCGCGTGCTGGAGCATCTCCCCTGCCGTCAGACGAAGCCGCGCGATTCGCTTCGGATCATCATCGAGGGATCTTTCTGTGAGCAGCCTCCGCTGGATTTGATCCGGCTGATCGAGGAAGCGGGATGTTATATCGTTGACGACGATTTCCTTCTCGGACGGCGATGGTTTCTCGACGATGTGCCGACCGGGGATTCTCCGCTTCGGGCGCTCGCCGAGAGTTATCTCAATCGGTCGGTTGCCTCGTCGGTTCGCCATGATTGGCGTCGCCCGCGCCACCAGGCGCTCGTGGAGAAAGTCCGGCAGCGACGAGCCGATGCCGTCATCTTCCTCATCGCCAAATTCTGCGAGCCCGCGTACTTCGATTATGTGCTCTACAAACGCGAGCTGGACCGCGAAGGCATTCCTCACCTGCTTCTGGAGTTTGAGGAGAAAATGTTCACCTTTGAACGCCTGAGGACGGAGGTCGAAACCTTCGTCGAATCGTTGATTTTCGCCTGA
- a CDS encoding 3-oxoacyl-ACP reductase family protein: protein MNFLDLTGKRAVVTGGARGIGRAIVQALADVGADVMIADLRAEDAETTAREVRERSGRDIVAVPTDVTQIESVFALRDEILRRWGAVDILINNAGWDRLMPFVKTTPDLWERIIAINFRGVLNTCFALLPQMAERKRGCIVNVSSDAARVGSLGEAVYAGSKAAVIAFSKTLAREHARDNIRVNVVCPGPSETPLLEEMQQDEFARKILGTMVNYIPLRRLGQPEEIAPVVVFLASDRASYITGQVISVSGGLTMVG, encoded by the coding sequence ATGAATTTTCTCGATCTCACCGGTAAAAGAGCCGTCGTCACCGGCGGCGCTCGCGGCATCGGTCGAGCAATCGTCCAGGCGCTCGCCGATGTCGGAGCTGATGTCATGATTGCCGACCTGCGCGCGGAGGACGCCGAGACCACGGCGCGGGAGGTGCGCGAGAGGTCGGGCCGCGATATCGTCGCCGTACCCACCGATGTGACTCAAATCGAGAGTGTCTTTGCCCTCCGGGATGAGATCCTTCGGCGATGGGGAGCCGTTGACATCCTCATCAACAACGCCGGGTGGGATCGGCTCATGCCGTTCGTGAAAACGACGCCAGATTTGTGGGAGAGGATCATCGCCATCAATTTTCGCGGTGTTCTCAATACCTGCTTCGCCCTCCTGCCGCAGATGGCCGAGCGAAAGCGCGGCTGCATCGTCAATGTCAGCTCGGATGCCGCGCGGGTGGGATCGCTCGGCGAAGCCGTCTATGCCGGATCGAAAGCCGCTGTCATCGCCTTTTCTAAAACGCTCGCACGGGAGCATGCGCGAGATAACATCCGGGTGAACGTCGTCTGTCCCGGTCCATCGGAGACGCCGTTGCTTGAGGAGATGCAGCAGGACGAGTTCGCCCGGAAGATTCTCGGCACGATGGTCAATTACATTCCCCTGCGACGCCTGGGCCAGCCGGAGGAGATCGCTCCTGTCGTCGTCTTCCTGGCCTCCGATCGAGCCAGTTACATCACCGGTCAGGTCATCAGCGTGAGCGGCGGCTTGACGATGGTCGGTTGA